The Sulfurihydrogenibium subterraneum DSM 15120 sequence TGTTCGTATGTGGTTCTTATAACTAATTTTCCGTCTTCTTCTTTTATATCTATAATTCTTTCTAAAGGTCTGTACTCCATCTCTTCTTCTTCAACATTTTTAATAAGGCTTAAAATCTCATCTTTGTGTTTTTGTAGAAACTCTCCTTCTAAATAAACTATTCCGCCTTCGTAGTTATCTTCTATTCTTCTACAAGCAGGACATACAAATTTTTCAGCATTTGTGGGAACTTCTTTCATCCATTCAAATATTCCATCATGGAAAACAACTCCACATCTTTCACACACAGATGGGTCATGATACTTCTCTTTTGTAAAGTAAGGGTCATGGATGTACTCTTGAATAAGTCTGTCCATTCTCTTCATCGCATCTCTCCTTTGTTTATATAGTTTTTAGAAACTATAATATCATTCCAATTTTACCACAACAACTAAAATTTATCAAAAAACTGATATTTTGAAAATAATAGATTTTAATATAAATTAATAGAAAATTTACAAACAGAGGATAAAGATGGGAAAGGATTTTGTACATCTTCATCTTCATACTCACTACTCTCTTTTAGATGGTGCTATTAAGATAAAAGATTTGGCAAAGAA is a genomic window containing:
- a CDS encoding BCAM0308 family protein; this encodes MKRMDRLIQEYIHDPYFTKEKYHDPSVCERCGVVFHDGIFEWMKEVPTNAEKFVCPACRRIEDNYEGGIVYLEGEFLQKHKDEILSLIKNVEEEEMEYRPLERIIDIKEEDGKLVIRTTYEHLARRIGEAVHKAYKGDLKLNYPEGKKYVRVYWYREQ